A genome region from Balneolaceae bacterium includes the following:
- the mnmE gene encoding tRNA uridine-5-carboxymethylaminomethyl(34) synthesis GTPase MnmE, whose translation MNRQQETDITQREPIAAIATPVGEGGIAVIRVSGKGALERVQEAFRGPELREQDSHTVHFGNIVDGGGEVVDEVLVTVFRTPRSYTGEDTAEISCHGGVLVTQAVLEAVLSRNVRAAEPGEFTQRAFLNGKMELSQAEAVADLIHAKSARALDAAHQQLEGRLGEHIKTFRQQIIDATAMVELELDFSEEDVEFADKEELRGLLEELDQEITSLLQTYEAGRLVKHGVRTVFIGRPNAGKSTLLNTLVGKDRAIVTEIAGTTRDTIDVDWSYDGLLFTLTDTAGLRDTEDRVEKEGVKRSRKAFEEADLVVYLKDLGAEMDAGEREEIAGYQQRAGETPFLLVGTKDDIALDEAGNRLEYDIRISALEGERIGELKKLMKQRALESTHYDPSSILVTSSRHRDALEKAQEHVRSALQALDRGMTGDFLSIDLRGALQDLGTITGEITTEDVLDSIFSRFCIGK comes from the coding sequence ATGAACCGGCAGCAGGAAACCGACATCACCCAGCGCGAGCCCATCGCCGCCATCGCCACGCCCGTGGGGGAGGGCGGTATCGCCGTCATACGCGTCTCCGGCAAAGGGGCCCTTGAACGTGTGCAGGAGGCCTTCCGCGGACCGGAACTCCGCGAGCAGGACTCCCACACCGTCCATTTCGGAAATATCGTGGACGGGGGAGGCGAGGTGGTGGATGAGGTGCTGGTGACGGTCTTCCGCACCCCCCGATCGTATACCGGGGAAGACACCGCCGAGATCTCCTGCCACGGCGGCGTGCTGGTCACCCAGGCCGTGCTGGAGGCTGTACTGTCCCGCAATGTGCGCGCAGCCGAACCGGGCGAGTTCACCCAGCGCGCCTTCCTCAACGGCAAGATGGAGTTGAGCCAGGCCGAGGCGGTGGCCGACCTCATCCACGCCAAGAGTGCCCGCGCCCTGGACGCCGCCCACCAACAGCTGGAGGGACGCCTGGGTGAGCACATCAAGACGTTTCGCCAGCAGATCATCGACGCCACCGCCATGGTGGAGCTGGAGCTGGACTTTTCGGAGGAGGATGTAGAGTTCGCTGACAAGGAGGAGCTGCGCGGGCTGTTGGAGGAGCTGGACCAGGAGATCACCTCCCTGCTGCAGACTTACGAGGCCGGTCGGCTGGTCAAGCACGGGGTGCGCACCGTTTTCATCGGACGTCCCAACGCCGGTAAATCCACCCTGCTGAACACCCTGGTTGGCAAGGACCGCGCCATCGTAACCGAGATCGCAGGCACCACACGCGACACCATTGACGTGGATTGGAGCTACGACGGATTGCTATTCACGCTTACCGACACGGCCGGTTTGCGCGACACCGAGGACCGCGTCGAAAAGGAGGGTGTGAAACGCTCCCGCAAAGCCTTCGAGGAGGCCGACCTGGTGGTCTACCTGAAGGACCTGGGAGCGGAGATGGATGCTGGAGAGCGGGAGGAGATCGCCGGCTATCAGCAACGCGCCGGCGAGACCCCCTTTCTGCTGGTGGGAACCAAGGACGACATCGCTCTGGATGAGGCCGGCAATCGTCTGGAATACGATATCCGCATCTCTGCCTTGGAGGGCGAGCGCATAGGAGAGCTGAAAAAGCTCATGAAACAACGTGCCCTGGAGAGCACCCACTACGACCCCTCCAGCATCCTGGTCACCTCCAGCCGGCACCGCGACGCCCTCGAGAAAGCCCAGGAGCACGTACGCAGCGCCCTTCAGGCCCTCGACCGGGGCATGACCGGCGACTTCCTTTCCATCGACCTGCGCGGCGCGCTCCAGGATCTGGGCACCATCACCGGAGAAATTACCACCGAAGACGTGCTCGACAGTATTTTCTCGCGCTTCTGCATCGGCAAGTAA
- the secG gene encoding preprotein translocase subunit SecG: MLYYIILSVIILICVLLTIVILLQPGQGSGMTGGLAAGSMAGGGGLGARRTADLLSKSTSILGGALLVLCVLANFAIDRQEVNQPAVQQSGVETTQGMNNPSQSAPPIPQTNTGDNTGSDATTGGDSGGGEN, from the coding sequence ATGCTATATTACATCATACTGTCGGTAATCATCCTGATCTGTGTATTGCTGACCATCGTTATTCTTCTGCAACCCGGACAAGGTTCCGGCATGACCGGCGGCCTTGCTGCGGGATCCATGGCGGGCGGGGGCGGCCTCGGTGCGCGCCGTACCGCCGATCTGCTCTCCAAATCGACCTCTATACTGGGGGGTGCCCTGCTCGTGCTCTGCGTCCTGGCCAACTTCGCCATCGACCGCCAGGAGGTAAACCAGCCCGCCGTGCAGCAGAGCGGGGTGGAAACCACGCAGGGCATGAACAATCCCTCCCAGTCCGCCCCACCTATTCCCCAGACCAACACCGGCGATAATACGGGCAGCGATGCGACCACCGGCGGTGATAGTGGCGGCGGCGAAAACTGA
- a CDS encoding mechanosensitive ion channel family protein, translating into MERIGAWLSSSPETGYNLVATAVVILIIWLARLAAVRLLMRNLKQEKEQYKWRKYLTYISVFVGLLIVGRIWFEALQSLATFLGLLSAGLAIALREPITDLAGWLFILWRQPFDVGDRLEIGSVKGDVIDIRIFKFTLLEIGNWVHADQSTGRVVHVPNHKIFSDSLANYTSDFEFIWNELEVLVTFESDWKRAKDLLQEIADRHLKDFMNQAREQVQKASKSYLIHYRHLTPIVYTDVRDSGIMLTVRHLSDPRRRRSLSQAIWEDVLEAFEKEEHIDLAYPTMRIYRRGDPGE; encoded by the coding sequence ATGGAGCGAATTGGAGCCTGGCTGAGCAGCTCGCCGGAGACAGGCTATAACCTGGTGGCTACCGCGGTGGTGATCCTGATCATCTGGCTGGCCCGGCTGGCAGCCGTACGCCTCCTCATGCGCAACCTGAAACAGGAGAAGGAGCAGTACAAATGGCGCAAATATCTCACCTACATCTCCGTGTTTGTTGGCCTGTTGATTGTGGGACGCATCTGGTTCGAGGCCCTGCAGTCGCTGGCCACCTTTCTGGGACTTCTAAGCGCTGGGCTGGCTATCGCCCTGCGCGAGCCTATAACTGACCTGGCCGGCTGGCTTTTCATCCTTTGGCGCCAGCCCTTCGACGTGGGCGACCGCCTCGAAATCGGTTCGGTAAAAGGGGATGTGATCGATATCCGCATCTTCAAGTTCACCCTCCTGGAAATAGGTAACTGGGTACATGCCGACCAGAGTACGGGGCGGGTGGTGCACGTACCCAACCATAAAATCTTCAGTGACAGCCTGGCCAACTACACCAGCGATTTTGAATTCATCTGGAACGAACTGGAGGTACTGGTCACCTTTGAAAGCGACTGGAAGAGGGCCAAGGACCTCCTGCAGGAAATCGCCGACCGTCACCTGAAGGATTTTATGAACCAGGCACGGGAACAGGTGCAGAAGGCCTCCAAATCCTACCTTATCCATTACAGACACCTCACGCCCATCGTCTACACGGACGTTCGCGACAGCGGGATCATGCTCACCGTCCGCCACCTGAGCGACCCGCGCAGGCGGCGCAGCCTCTCACAGGCCATCTGGGAGGATGTGCTGGAGGCCTTCGAAAAAGAGGAGCATATCGACCTGGCCTACCCCACCATGCGAATCTACCGCCGGGGCGATCCGGGGGAGTGA